In one Sphingobium indicum B90A genomic region, the following are encoded:
- a CDS encoding UPF0262 family protein, with protein MADPRIIDITLDERTILWRNADVEQERRIAIFDLLEDNYFEPQRSHEDGYAGPYKVHLRVEEGRLVMEIRRENGDPLEAIVLGLGRFRRPIRDYFAICDSYYQAISNASPQQIETVDMARRGIHNAAAETLIERLDGKVKVDFDTARRLFTLICVLHIKG; from the coding sequence ATGGCCGATCCGCGCATCATCGATATCACGCTCGACGAGCGGACGATCCTCTGGCGCAACGCCGATGTGGAGCAGGAACGGCGCATCGCCATATTCGACCTGCTGGAGGATAATTATTTCGAGCCGCAGCGCAGCCATGAGGACGGCTATGCCGGCCCCTACAAGGTGCACCTGCGCGTCGAGGAAGGCCGGCTGGTCATGGAGATACGCCGGGAAAACGGCGATCCGCTGGAGGCGATCGTCCTCGGCCTGGGTCGGTTCCGCCGCCCGATCCGGGATTATTTCGCGATCTGCGACAGCTATTACCAGGCGATCAGCAACGCTTCGCCGCAGCAGATCGAAACGGTGGACATGGCGCGCCGGGGCATCCACAATGCCGCCGCCGAGACGCTGATCGAGCGGCTGGACGGCAAGGTCAAGGTCGATTTCGATACGGCCCGTCGCCTGTTCACGCTGATCTGCGTCCTGCACATCAAGGGGTAA
- a CDS encoding metallophosphoesterase family protein, with protein MLMPFRARKAREHAPPPSVGGDRRVYAIGDVHGRDDLLAQLLDRIALDEAGRHPLPRLLILLGDLVDRGPQSRQVVERAMGLARSGEEVRFLKGNHEEMFVAAARGKAQAARLFRRHGGVETLASYGLGPEDSARMSDEAMARWMLAHVPRDHVDFLDDLPDMLPLGDYLFVHAGVRPRVALHAQIPADLRWIRGDFLNHGGRLDKMIVHGHNISADVDVRPNRIGIDTGAFRSGRLTAIGLEGDRRWFLQTGD; from the coding sequence ATGCTGATGCCGTTCCGAGCGCGGAAGGCGCGGGAGCATGCGCCGCCCCCCAGCGTGGGCGGGGACCGGCGCGTCTATGCCATAGGCGACGTTCACGGCCGCGACGACCTGCTCGCCCAGTTGCTAGACCGGATCGCGCTGGACGAGGCGGGGCGCCATCCCCTGCCCCGGCTGCTGATCCTGCTTGGCGACCTGGTCGACCGGGGGCCGCAGTCGCGGCAGGTGGTCGAACGGGCGATGGGCCTGGCGCGCTCCGGCGAGGAGGTCCGCTTCCTCAAGGGCAATCATGAGGAGATGTTCGTCGCCGCCGCGCGCGGCAAGGCGCAGGCCGCCCGCCTGTTCCGCCGCCATGGCGGGGTGGAGACGCTGGCCAGCTACGGACTGGGGCCGGAGGACAGCGCCCGGATGAGCGACGAGGCGATGGCGCGATGGATGCTGGCTCACGTCCCGCGCGACCATGTCGATTTCCTGGACGACCTCCCCGATATGCTGCCGCTGGGCGATTACCTCTTCGTCCATGCGGGGGTGCGGCCGCGCGTCGCGCTCCATGCCCAGATTCCGGCCGACCTGCGCTGGATCAGGGGCGATTTCCTGAACCATGGAGGGCGCCTGGACAAGATGATCGTCCACGGCCACAACATCAGCGCCGATGTGGACGTCCGGCCCAACCGGATCGGCATCGACACCGGCGCCTTCCGCAGCGGCCGGCTGACGGCGATCGGGCTGGAGGGGGACCGGCGCTGGTTCCTGCAAACCGGGGATTGA
- a CDS encoding anti-sigma factor family protein: MTDMDEAMLIAFVDGELDEVNRRRVERAVAEDPALAARLDMHLRLRERLAGHYAPIEAEPVPAAMQALLREEAKVVPFARPATERRRVWVTGGAIAASLLLGLGIGHFSGGSGGPIAVERGAMVAQGELASALETQLASAQQDGPIRIGLSFRRKGGGWCRSFEGQALSGVACREEQGWQVQQLLPGAGQGTAYRQASSGDMRLMATVDALMDGSPLDAAQEKAAKDGRWQ; the protein is encoded by the coding sequence ATGACGGACATGGATGAAGCCATGCTGATCGCCTTCGTCGATGGCGAACTGGACGAGGTGAACCGGCGGCGCGTGGAGCGGGCCGTGGCGGAAGACCCGGCCCTGGCCGCGAGGTTGGACATGCATCTTCGCCTGCGGGAGCGATTGGCGGGCCATTATGCGCCCATCGAAGCCGAGCCCGTGCCGGCGGCGATGCAGGCCCTGTTGCGGGAGGAGGCGAAGGTCGTCCCGTTCGCTCGTCCGGCGACGGAGCGGCGGCGCGTCTGGGTCACGGGCGGGGCGATCGCTGCGAGCCTGCTGCTGGGGCTTGGCATCGGGCATTTTTCAGGTGGGAGCGGCGGTCCGATTGCGGTGGAGCGCGGCGCGATGGTCGCGCAGGGCGAACTGGCGTCGGCGCTCGAAACCCAACTCGCCTCCGCCCAGCAAGACGGGCCGATCCGCATCGGCCTCAGCTTTCGGCGCAAGGGCGGCGGCTGGTGCCGCAGCTTCGAAGGACAGGCCCTTTCGGGCGTCGCCTGTCGCGAGGAGCAGGGCTGGCAGGTGCAGCAGCTCTTGCCGGGCGCGGGGCAGGGGACGGCCTATCGGCAAGCGTCCTCCGGCGACATGCGCCTGATGGCGACCGTCGATGCATTGATGGACGGCTCCCCGCTCGACGCCGCGCAGGAGAAGGCGGCGAAGGACGGGCGGTGGCAATAG
- a CDS encoding S8 family serine peptidase, with product MRSNDGKAGGWEVEMKFTRPWILAGLLLTAPGAQAQLLPAPGGALGQVSGQAGGVAPHVLDRVEGTLDQAGIDRLSPARLADRLVAARAARIDDLLRRHADSVELDDRREPARRGVILLTGARAESVAALRSAGYGVENAAIEGLDLSVTRLTVPQGRSLSRALKQVRSLAPEAQASADNLYFPSGASIGLAAAALAETGPVRGKAAGLIDGGVARHPALSGPIEQRGFARGAPRASAHGTAVASLISGTTGIRGAAPGAPLLVADIYGDDPAGGGAFAMARALGWMAARGADVVTVSLVGPDNPLLAGAIRLARERGVSVVAAVGNDGPAAPPAYPASYAGVIAVTGIDGRGRVLPEAGRARHVDFAAPGADMNAARTDGGKGKVRGTSFAAPLVAGRLFATGSLAALRAEAKRGGRLSVVCGNCRNND from the coding sequence ATGCGGTCCAATGATGGAAAGGCCGGCGGCTGGGAGGTCGAAATGAAGTTCACGCGTCCATGGATCCTCGCCGGCCTGCTGCTGACCGCACCGGGCGCGCAGGCGCAGTTGCTGCCCGCGCCGGGCGGCGCCCTGGGCCAGGTGAGCGGCCAGGCGGGCGGCGTGGCGCCGCATGTGCTGGACCGGGTGGAAGGCACGCTGGACCAGGCGGGGATCGACCGGCTGTCGCCTGCGCGCCTGGCCGACCGGCTGGTTGCGGCGCGGGCGGCGCGGATCGACGATCTGCTGCGGCGGCACGCCGATTCGGTGGAACTGGACGACCGGCGCGAACCGGCGCGGCGCGGGGTCATATTGCTGACCGGGGCGCGGGCGGAAAGCGTCGCAGCCTTGCGTTCCGCCGGCTATGGCGTGGAAAATGCCGCCATAGAGGGGCTGGACCTCAGCGTCACCCGCCTGACCGTGCCGCAGGGCCGCAGCCTGTCGCGGGCGTTGAAGCAAGTCCGGTCCCTCGCTCCAGAGGCGCAGGCCAGCGCCGACAATCTCTATTTCCCCAGCGGCGCCTCCATCGGCCTTGCCGCCGCCGCGCTTGCGGAAACCGGGCCGGTGCGGGGCAAGGCGGCGGGACTGATCGACGGCGGCGTGGCGCGCCATCCGGCCCTGAGCGGCCCGATCGAGCAGCGCGGCTTTGCCCGAGGCGCTCCCCGCGCCAGCGCGCATGGGACGGCGGTCGCCTCCCTCATCAGCGGGACGACCGGCATAAGGGGCGCGGCGCCCGGCGCACCCCTGCTGGTGGCCGATATATATGGCGACGATCCGGCGGGCGGCGGCGCCTTTGCGATGGCGCGGGCGCTGGGATGGATGGCGGCGCGCGGGGCCGATGTGGTGACGGTCAGCCTGGTGGGACCGGACAATCCCCTGCTGGCAGGCGCGATCCGGCTGGCGCGGGAACGCGGCGTGTCCGTCGTCGCGGCGGTCGGCAATGACGGACCGGCCGCGCCGCCGGCCTATCCGGCCTCTTATGCCGGGGTGATCGCCGTCACCGGGATAGACGGGCGGGGCCGCGTCCTGCCGGAGGCCGGGCGAGCGCGCCATGTCGATTTCGCCGCGCCGGGGGCGGACATGAATGCGGCCCGCACCGATGGCGGCAAGGGCAAGGTTCGCGGCACGTCCTTCGCTGCGCCGCTGGTCGCCGGGCGGCTGTTCGCCACCGGCAGCCTGGCGGCCCTGCGGGCGGAGGCGAAGCGGGGCGGCCGCCTTAGCGTCGTTTGCGGGAATTGCAGAAATAACGACTGA
- a CDS encoding replicative DNA helicase yields MVELVQINAAAEAGITELPRNVEAEAALLGALMIDNRIAEDVQLKLKPEHFFEPLHGRIYEAVMKLVERDMVANPVTLKPLLEQDPALKELGGVGYLAQLTGNGAALLGARDFATQIYDLALLRQLVHVGRELVENALDTSEDVNPREQIEQAEVALYKVSEGEGETGSVKSFATATTMAVQIAERALNSGGHVSGITTGINSLNEKIGGMHNSDLMILAGRPGMGKTSLATNIAYNAASRWLRDNADGIPPEKNMGAKTAFFSLEMSADQLATRVLAEQSGISGEALRMGKISRADFQNLSRAARELQELPLFIDDTPGLTIAALRTRARRLKRRHDIGFVVVDYLQLLQGTGKGDNRVNEISEISRGLKTLAKELNCPVLALSQLSRAVEQREDKRPQLSDLRESGSIEQDADMVWFVFREDYYVAAKEPGNKESPEHLEWAQEMERIYGLAEIIVAKQRHGSTGRIRMKFDAKITRFSDLAEGSYMEDYE; encoded by the coding sequence ATGGTCGAACTCGTGCAAATAAACGCCGCCGCGGAAGCCGGCATCACCGAACTCCCGCGCAATGTGGAGGCGGAGGCCGCGCTGCTGGGCGCGCTGATGATCGACAACCGCATTGCCGAGGATGTGCAGCTCAAGCTGAAGCCGGAGCATTTCTTCGAACCCCTGCACGGCCGCATCTACGAAGCCGTGATGAAGCTGGTCGAGCGGGACATGGTCGCCAACCCGGTGACGCTGAAGCCGCTGTTGGAGCAGGATCCGGCGCTCAAGGAACTGGGCGGCGTCGGCTATCTGGCGCAATTGACCGGCAATGGCGCGGCGCTGCTGGGCGCGAGGGACTTCGCGACGCAGATATACGACCTCGCCTTGCTGCGACAGCTTGTTCATGTCGGCCGGGAACTGGTTGAAAACGCGCTGGACACCAGCGAGGACGTAAACCCCCGCGAGCAGATCGAGCAGGCCGAGGTCGCGCTCTACAAGGTGTCGGAAGGGGAGGGAGAGACCGGGTCGGTCAAGAGCTTCGCCACGGCCACCACCATGGCGGTCCAGATCGCGGAGCGCGCGCTCAACAGCGGCGGGCATGTGTCGGGCATCACCACCGGCATCAACAGCCTGAACGAAAAGATCGGCGGCATGCACAATTCGGACCTGATGATCCTTGCGGGTCGTCCGGGCATGGGCAAGACGTCGCTGGCGACCAATATCGCCTATAATGCGGCCTCGCGCTGGCTGCGCGACAATGCCGACGGCATTCCGCCGGAAAAGAATATGGGCGCGAAGACAGCTTTCTTCAGCCTGGAAATGTCCGCCGATCAGCTTGCCACCCGCGTGCTGGCCGAACAGTCGGGCATCAGCGGCGAAGCGTTGCGCATGGGCAAGATCAGCCGCGCCGATTTCCAGAACCTCTCCCGCGCTGCGCGGGAGTTGCAGGAATTGCCGCTGTTCATCGACGATACGCCAGGCCTGACCATCGCCGCGCTGCGCACCCGCGCCCGCCGGTTGAAGCGGCGGCATGACATCGGCTTCGTCGTGGTCGACTATCTCCAACTGCTCCAGGGCACGGGAAAGGGCGACAATCGCGTCAACGAGATTTCGGAGATTTCCCGGGGCCTTAAGACGCTGGCGAAGGAATTGAATTGCCCGGTTCTGGCGCTGTCCCAGCTCAGCCGCGCCGTCGAACAGCGCGAGGACAAGCGGCCCCAGCTATCGGACCTTCGCGAGTCCGGCTCCATCGAGCAGGACGCGGACATGGTCTGGTTCGTCTTCCGCGAGGATTATTATGTCGCCGCGAAGGAGCCAGGGAACAAGGAAAGCCCCGAACATCTGGAATGGGCGCAGGAGATGGAGCGCATCTACGGCCTGGCCGAGATCATCGTCGCCAAGCAGCGCCATGGTTCGACCGGGCGCATCCGCATGAAGTTCGACGCGAAGATCACCCGCTTCTCCGACCTGGCGGAAGGCAGCTATATGGAGGATTACGAGTAG
- a CDS encoding RNA polymerase sigma factor encodes MSFESDLLAILPRLRRFAASLSRDRADADDLCQAALEKALRARDQWQPGTRLDSWMYRIMRNLWIDEGRSRQRAARTFAPEEAGEHVGHAGDRDVEAHVMLSDVDRAMHGLPDEQREAIALVLVEGLSYKEAAEVLDIPMGTLTSRLVRGRGALIELLGEAA; translated from the coding sequence ATGTCGTTCGAAAGCGATCTGTTGGCGATCCTGCCCCGGCTGCGGCGCTTTGCCGCCAGCCTGTCGCGGGACCGCGCCGATGCGGACGATCTCTGCCAGGCGGCGTTGGAAAAGGCGCTCCGGGCACGCGATCAATGGCAGCCGGGAACGAGACTGGATAGCTGGATGTATCGGATCATGCGCAATCTGTGGATCGACGAGGGCCGCTCCCGGCAGCGCGCCGCCCGCACCTTCGCACCGGAGGAGGCGGGCGAGCATGTCGGCCATGCCGGCGACCGCGACGTGGAGGCGCATGTCATGCTGTCCGACGTCGACCGCGCCATGCACGGCCTGCCCGACGAGCAGCGGGAGGCGATCGCCCTCGTGCTGGTGGAGGGGCTGTCCTACAAAGAGGCGGCGGAGGTGCTGGACATTCCGATGGGCACGCTGACGTCGCGGCTGGTGCGCGGGCGCGGCGCGTTGATCGAACTGCTGGGGGAAGCGGCATGA
- a CDS encoding glycoside hydrolase family 25 protein, with protein MARLCLFLAVPGLLALGGWLYAREWAPGREAFPTQGVSVSSDNGPIDWGTLAAQGADFAYIRASSGGRFRDPAFEANWAGARAAGMRYGAALDFSLCARASEQATGFMTMVPRDNAALPPVIRLAFDPGCRARPGQDAVLSELNTLINLIESHAGTPVLLNVSDDFDAQYAIASGINRTLWLDRNFFAPDGGQRKWVMWTANDMRHIDGIDGPVRWDVMAR; from the coding sequence ATGGCCCGTCTTTGCCTGTTTCTTGCCGTTCCGGGCCTGCTGGCCCTGGGCGGGTGGCTCTATGCGCGGGAATGGGCGCCCGGCCGGGAGGCGTTCCCGACCCAGGGCGTGTCGGTGTCGTCGGACAACGGCCCGATCGACTGGGGCACGCTGGCGGCGCAGGGGGCCGATTTCGCCTATATCCGCGCATCGAGCGGCGGGCGCTTCCGCGATCCAGCGTTCGAGGCGAACTGGGCGGGCGCGAGGGCGGCGGGGATGCGCTATGGCGCCGCGCTCGATTTCAGCCTGTGCGCCAGGGCTTCGGAACAGGCGACGGGCTTCATGACCATGGTGCCGCGCGACAATGCCGCGCTGCCCCCGGTGATCAGGCTGGCGTTCGATCCGGGCTGCCGCGCGCGGCCGGGGCAGGATGCGGTGCTGTCGGAACTGAACACGCTGATCAACCTGATCGAAAGTCATGCGGGCACGCCGGTGCTGCTCAACGTCAGCGACGATTTCGACGCCCAATACGCCATCGCGTCGGGGATCAACCGCACCTTGTGGCTGGACCGCAATTTCTTCGCGCCCGATGGCGGGCAGCGCAAATGGGTGATGTGGACAGCCAATGATATGCGGCATATCGACGGCATCGACGGTCCGGTGCGATGGGATGTGATGGCGCGATGA
- a CDS encoding cytidine deaminase: protein MNATEKLVEAAREAMRHAHAPYSRFAVGAAVRLTDGRIVTGCNFENASYGLSLCAETVALAAANAQGRLADVEAVAVVGGAMGADGAISGQAIVTPCGRCRQIMNEAEQMAGRTLAIYCAAPEGDALVEHRVAELLPHAFGPADLGITPGKS, encoded by the coding sequence ATGAATGCGACGGAAAAGCTGGTCGAAGCGGCGCGGGAAGCGATGCGCCATGCGCACGCGCCCTACAGCCGCTTCGCCGTCGGCGCGGCGGTGCGGCTGACCGACGGGCGGATCGTGACCGGCTGCAATTTCGAGAATGCGAGCTATGGCCTGTCGCTCTGCGCCGAAACGGTGGCGCTGGCCGCGGCGAATGCGCAGGGCCGCCTTGCCGATGTGGAGGCGGTTGCGGTCGTGGGCGGCGCCATGGGTGCGGACGGCGCCATATCGGGGCAGGCCATCGTCACCCCCTGCGGCCGGTGCCGCCAGATCATGAACGAAGCCGAGCAGATGGCCGGGCGGACGCTCGCCATTTACTGCGCGGCGCCGGAAGGAGACGCGCTGGTCGAACATCGCGTCGCCGAACTCCTGCCCCATGCCTTCGGTCCCGCCGATTTGGGCATCACCCCTGGAAAGAGCTGA
- the dcd gene encoding dCTP deaminase, which translates to MSILSDKWIREQARSNNMIEPFVESQRRDGCISYGLSSYGYDARVADEFKIFTNVDSAVVDPKDFAANSFVDRKTDVCIIPPNSFALARTVEYFRVPRDVLVICLGKSTYARCGIIVNVTPLEPGWEGHVTLEFSNTTPLPAKIYANEGACQFLFLQGNEPCETSYADRAGKYMGQQGVTLPRL; encoded by the coding sequence ATGTCGATATTGTCGGATAAGTGGATTCGCGAACAGGCGCGGAGCAACAACATGATAGAGCCGTTCGTGGAGAGCCAGCGGCGGGACGGCTGCATCAGCTATGGCCTATCCTCCTACGGCTATGACGCGCGGGTGGCGGACGAGTTCAAGATCTTCACCAATGTCGACAGCGCCGTGGTCGACCCCAAGGATTTCGCCGCCAACAGCTTCGTCGACCGCAAGACCGATGTCTGCATCATCCCGCCCAACAGCTTCGCGCTGGCCCGGACGGTCGAATATTTCCGCGTGCCCCGCGACGTGCTGGTGATCTGCCTGGGCAAGTCCACCTATGCGCGGTGCGGCATCATCGTGAACGTGACGCCGCTGGAACCGGGCTGGGAAGGGCATGTGACGCTGGAATTTTCCAACACCACGCCGCTGCCGGCCAAGATCTACGCCAATGAGGGGGCGTGCCAGTTCCTCTTCCTCCAGGGCAATGAGCCGTGCGAGACCAGCTATGCCGACCGCGCGGGCAAATATATGGGGCAGCAGGGCGTCACATTGCCGCGCCTGTGA
- a CDS encoding TonB-dependent receptor plug domain-containing protein — MQYRDEEISFPADFPIPYPSHPILPARFTGMDGGSGLFLRWTTSERQKPSATGEYSMRIRHALAGFAFAACLVSPTKLVASPKMDATLSQRHKFDIAPQPLSSALRQLSTQSGVRILFPYDEVASIRSRRVQGWLSTEDALKRLLAGTALRHSEAGAGVIALAVPASRTVAHRSPLSVQLAQVAMAGGSGAPVAMAPADAEEASAPIIVTGTRQTTRTVAESLAPIDVLSAKDLEASGKQSVRDLLGTLVPSINVSNSGAGASFAVKTLSLRGLAGDHLLVLVNGKRRHNTATLFINGTTQNGQSPPDLDLIPSSAIERIEVLRDGASAQYGSDAIAGVVNILLKNDASGSASFLGGATADGGGEQGRFQISKGFGIGDGGHVHFTLDAFLQGRTYRSAPNPGQFYARVGQLYSSTTGALDPREATVDRRVNRGGQPQVSGINFAYDLSLPVSDQVELYLFGTASRRHSDAWLTYRFPDAPNNIPELFPNGYSPHLHIYDEDFQTTAGLRGDLSDTFHYDLSSSFSRDWAKYRESSVLNASLGPASPTDMHIGAVTSKEWTTNLDLQKTVDLGLAEPLLVALGAEYRWNSYAIGAGDPVSYIDGGYRSTTGPNAGVLRTSGSQGVTGFPLSSAGTWSRDNWSAYLNLEQQVVEGFEVALAGRHEDYSDFGTTDTGKASVRIEPLRGLALRGTASTGFRAPTLQQQHYSSASTINVGGVLLPVSALPVDSAAAVALGATPLKPEKSRNLSAGIVLTPTPRLNITVDAYQIRIKDRILLSETLQGPLVRGVLAAAGITSSAGGFYFSNAADTRTRGLDVVSTWRAGLGDLGHALFSLSANFNKTVFTHVDAVPLVLADSGLMLIGRAKRGDFTKGTPRDKFIANMFWTRGPASLNLRATRYGKVTMVHPTTPSLDAEIDPKVIFDLELGMELRKGIKLTAGANNLFNIYPDKLPVSLQANGFSLYNQYSPYGASGGFYYGRLNFEF, encoded by the coding sequence TTGCAATATCGGGATGAGGAAATCTCATTTCCCGCTGATTTCCCGATCCCTTATCCGTCGCATCCGATCCTTCCCGCCCGCTTCACCGGAATGGATGGCGGATCGGGACTTTTTCTTCGTTGGACGACGTCGGAACGGCAAAAGCCGTCCGCAACAGGGGAATATTCGATGCGCATTCGCCATGCATTGGCGGGCTTCGCTTTTGCCGCATGCCTTGTTTCGCCCACGAAGCTCGTGGCGTCGCCGAAAATGGACGCCACCCTGTCGCAGCGGCACAAGTTCGACATCGCCCCTCAGCCGCTGAGCAGCGCCCTGCGCCAGCTTTCGACCCAGTCGGGCGTGCGCATCCTGTTCCCCTATGACGAGGTCGCGTCGATCCGCAGCCGACGCGTGCAGGGCTGGCTGTCGACCGAAGACGCGCTGAAACGACTGCTGGCCGGGACCGCGCTCAGGCATAGCGAGGCAGGGGCGGGAGTCATCGCCCTTGCCGTGCCGGCCAGCCGCACCGTCGCCCATCGCAGCCCGCTGTCGGTCCAGTTGGCGCAGGTCGCCATGGCGGGCGGGTCGGGGGCTCCGGTCGCCATGGCTCCCGCCGATGCGGAGGAGGCCTCGGCCCCGATCATCGTGACCGGCACCCGCCAGACCACCCGCACCGTCGCGGAAAGCCTGGCCCCCATCGACGTGCTGAGCGCCAAGGATCTGGAGGCGAGCGGCAAGCAGTCCGTGCGCGACCTGCTGGGCACGCTGGTGCCGTCGATCAACGTGTCGAACAGCGGCGCAGGCGCCAGCTTCGCCGTCAAGACGCTGTCGCTGCGCGGCCTTGCCGGCGACCATCTGCTGGTGCTGGTGAACGGCAAGCGGCGTCACAACACCGCGACCTTGTTCATCAACGGCACGACCCAGAACGGCCAGTCGCCGCCCGACCTGGACCTTATCCCCTCCTCGGCCATCGAACGGATAGAGGTGCTGCGCGACGGCGCATCGGCGCAATATGGGTCGGACGCGATCGCGGGCGTCGTCAACATCCTGCTGAAGAACGACGCCAGCGGCAGCGCCTCCTTCCTGGGCGGCGCCACGGCGGACGGCGGCGGCGAACAGGGCCGGTTCCAGATCAGCAAGGGCTTCGGCATCGGCGACGGCGGCCATGTCCACTTCACGCTGGACGCCTTCCTTCAGGGCCGCACCTATCGCAGCGCGCCCAATCCGGGACAATTCTATGCGCGGGTGGGCCAGCTCTATTCCTCGACCACGGGCGCGCTCGACCCGCGGGAGGCGACCGTCGACCGCAGGGTGAACCGCGGCGGCCAGCCGCAGGTGTCGGGCATCAACTTCGCATATGACCTGTCGCTGCCGGTGAGCGATCAGGTCGAACTCTACCTGTTCGGCACGGCGTCGCGACGGCATAGCGACGCCTGGCTGACCTATCGCTTCCCCGACGCGCCGAACAATATTCCCGAACTGTTCCCCAACGGCTACAGCCCGCATCTCCACATCTATGACGAGGATTTCCAGACCACGGCGGGGCTGCGCGGCGACCTGTCGGACACATTCCATTACGACCTGTCCAGCAGCTTTTCCCGCGATTGGGCGAAATATCGGGAAAGTTCGGTCCTCAACGCCTCGCTCGGCCCCGCAAGCCCCACCGACATGCATATCGGCGCCGTCACGTCGAAGGAATGGACGACCAATCTCGACCTTCAGAAGACGGTCGATCTGGGCCTGGCCGAACCGTTGCTGGTGGCGCTGGGCGCGGAATATCGCTGGAACAGCTACGCCATCGGCGCGGGCGACCCGGTTTCCTATATCGACGGCGGATACCGATCGACCACCGGCCCCAATGCCGGCGTGCTGCGGACATCCGGGTCGCAGGGGGTGACGGGTTTCCCCCTTTCCTCCGCCGGAACATGGAGCCGCGACAATTGGAGCGCCTATCTGAACCTGGAACAGCAGGTCGTCGAGGGGTTCGAGGTCGCGCTGGCCGGGCGGCATGAGGATTATTCCGACTTCGGCACGACCGACACCGGCAAGGCGTCAGTGCGCATAGAGCCGCTGCGCGGGCTGGCGCTGCGCGGCACCGCCAGCACGGGCTTCCGCGCCCCGACCCTGCAACAGCAGCATTATTCCTCCGCCAGCACCATCAATGTCGGCGGCGTGCTGCTGCCCGTGTCGGCCTTGCCGGTGGATTCCGCCGCCGCCGTGGCGCTGGGCGCGACGCCGCTGAAACCGGAAAAATCGCGGAACCTGTCCGCCGGGATCGTCCTGACGCCCACGCCGCGCCTCAACATCACGGTCGACGCCTATCAGATCAGGATCAAGGACCGCATCCTGCTGTCCGAAACCCTGCAAGGGCCGCTGGTGCGCGGGGTTCTGGCGGCGGCGGGCATCACCTCCTCGGCGGGCGGATTCTACTTCTCCAACGCCGCCGACACCCGGACGCGGGGGCTGGACGTGGTCAGCACCTGGCGGGCGGGCCTGGGCGATCTGGGCCATGCGCTGTTCAGCCTGTCCGCCAATTTCAACAAGACCGTCTTCACCCATGTCGACGCCGTGCCGCTGGTGCTGGCCGATTCCGGGCTGATGCTGATCGGCCGGGCGAAACGGGGGGATTTCACCAAGGGCACGCCGCGCGACAAGTTCATCGCCAACATGTTCTGGACCAGGGGACCGGCCAGCCTGAACCTGCGCGCCACCCGATATGGCAAGGTGACGATGGTCCATCCGACCACGCCCTCGCTGGATGCGGAGATCGACCCCAAGGTCATTTTCGACCTGGAACTGGGGATGGAACTGCGCAAGGGCATCAAGCTGACGGCGGGGGCGAACAATCTGTTCAACATCTATCCCGACAAATTGCCCGTTTCATTGCAGGCCAACGGCTTTTCCCTCTACAATCAATATTCGCCCTATGGCGCGAGCGGCGGCTTCTACTATGGCCGGTTGAATTTCGAGTTTTGA
- a CDS encoding MAPEG family protein, whose product MAVELKILAWSCVLLLVHIFAAAHIKTRQYGAKWNMGARDEELPPLDPVGGRLVRAQANFLETYPIAIIVLLGVVIAGKTSGTTALGGWLWLGARAVYLPLYGMGVPMVRTIAYLVSMVGLALVFQAFVSG is encoded by the coding sequence ATGGCGGTCGAGCTGAAGATATTGGCGTGGAGTTGCGTGCTGCTGCTGGTCCACATCTTCGCGGCGGCGCACATCAAGACGCGGCAATATGGCGCCAAATGGAACATGGGGGCGCGGGACGAGGAATTGCCGCCGCTCGATCCCGTCGGCGGGCGGCTGGTGCGGGCGCAGGCGAATTTCCTGGAAACCTATCCGATCGCGATCATCGTGCTCCTGGGCGTGGTGATCGCCGGGAAGACCAGCGGGACGACGGCGCTTGGCGGGTGGCTCTGGCTGGGGGCGCGGGCGGTTTACCTGCCGCTTTACGGCATGGGCGTGCCCATGGTGCGGACCATCGCCTATCTCGTCAGCATGGTGGGGCTGGCGCTGGTGTTCCAGGCGTTTGTTTCGGGCTGA